One window of the Sphaerochaeta associata genome contains the following:
- a CDS encoding ATP-dependent helicase, with protein MYFDLAKELNTQQCTAAATLHGPLLVIAGAGSGKTRMLTYRIANMLQNGIAEESILALTFTNKAAKEMGERIRSLTNLPLKKLTTTTFHSFGMGVLKQYIQHLGFKNNFTIYDTNDRMALIKEVIQNLDYVVETFDLYELSTLFSDIKTKRKVFGANASDKIRNLYNEYEKHLKAYNAVDFDDLIMKPLDLFEKKPEVLQALRKRYTHILVDEFQDTSLSQYRMVELLAQESRNLCVVGDDDQSIYSWRGANYENLVMFERDFPERLEVKLERNYRSTGTILEAANSLIVNNQIRKEKKLWTDSGKGSSIRLIHPANDDDEAAVIADEILMTHKKEDRPFSDFGVLVRTNSLIDTLETKFTERGIPSQVTGGQSFFDRKEIRDIISYLKVIANQDDDINLLRVINTPRRGIGRTTLEKMRKVADEHKCSLFSALTLMSVATDGQIKEGMQKTLKRFADMIENYHHQLFETRTQRNMVLRTLIGEIGYKAYLEAEHPDNENVVAFKMKGISMLCDMLGRWERNPENSKASIFDYLNRISLAGKENVDEERAGKIALMTIHASKGLEFDTVYLAGVEDQYIPHARAIEDNPANIDEERRLFYVAITRARRSLIISSCEKRKRGHDEVASLPSRFLEEIPKALFDEEDPAKQLSSEQVVDKLRLLRERLAARNNV; from the coding sequence ATGTATTTCGATTTAGCCAAGGAACTCAATACCCAGCAGTGCACAGCTGCTGCAACCCTTCACGGCCCGCTGCTTGTCATTGCAGGAGCCGGGAGCGGAAAAACCCGTATGCTCACCTATCGCATCGCCAATATGCTGCAAAACGGCATTGCCGAAGAGTCGATTCTCGCCCTGACGTTCACCAACAAGGCGGCCAAGGAGATGGGAGAGCGCATACGAAGCCTCACAAATCTTCCACTGAAGAAATTGACAACCACCACCTTTCACTCCTTTGGGATGGGGGTATTGAAACAGTACATCCAGCATCTCGGGTTCAAGAACAACTTCACCATCTACGATACGAACGACCGCATGGCCTTGATCAAGGAGGTGATCCAGAATCTCGACTATGTGGTTGAAACCTTCGACCTCTATGAACTTTCCACGCTCTTCAGCGATATCAAGACCAAGCGTAAAGTATTCGGAGCTAATGCATCGGACAAGATCCGCAATCTCTACAATGAATACGAGAAGCATCTGAAAGCATATAATGCCGTGGACTTCGATGACCTGATCATGAAACCGCTTGACCTGTTTGAAAAGAAACCCGAGGTTCTCCAGGCGTTGCGAAAGCGTTATACCCATATCCTTGTAGATGAGTTTCAGGACACCTCCCTCTCCCAATATCGTATGGTGGAGCTCTTGGCCCAAGAGAGCCGCAACCTGTGTGTCGTCGGCGACGACGATCAGAGCATCTACAGCTGGCGGGGTGCGAACTACGAAAACCTGGTGATGTTCGAGCGTGATTTCCCCGAACGTCTGGAAGTCAAGCTCGAACGGAACTACCGTTCCACCGGCACCATTTTGGAAGCGGCGAACTCGTTGATCGTCAACAACCAGATACGCAAGGAAAAGAAGCTTTGGACAGACAGCGGCAAGGGATCCTCGATTCGCCTGATTCATCCTGCGAACGATGATGATGAGGCAGCCGTTATTGCCGATGAAATACTGATGACGCACAAAAAGGAGGACCGTCCCTTCTCCGATTTCGGTGTATTGGTGAGAACCAACAGCCTCATCGATACCTTGGAGACCAAGTTCACCGAGCGGGGGATTCCTTCGCAGGTGACCGGCGGCCAGAGCTTTTTCGACCGGAAGGAGATTCGTGACATCATCAGCTATCTGAAGGTCATCGCCAATCAGGACGATGATATCAATCTGCTTAGAGTCATCAACACTCCAAGGCGCGGCATCGGGCGTACTACCCTTGAGAAAATGCGCAAGGTAGCAGACGAGCACAAGTGCTCGCTTTTCAGCGCCCTGACCTTGATGTCGGTTGCCACCGATGGACAGATCAAGGAAGGAATGCAAAAGACCCTCAAGCGCTTCGCCGATATGATAGAAAACTACCATCACCAACTCTTCGAAACACGGACGCAACGAAATATGGTGCTGCGCACCTTGATCGGTGAGATCGGGTACAAGGCGTATCTGGAGGCCGAACATCCTGATAATGAGAACGTGGTCGCCTTTAAGATGAAGGGCATCTCCATGCTTTGTGATATGCTTGGGCGCTGGGAACGTAATCCGGAGAATTCCAAGGCATCGATTTTCGACTATTTGAATCGTATCAGCCTTGCAGGCAAGGAGAACGTCGATGAGGAACGTGCAGGCAAGATAGCCCTCATGACCATCCATGCTTCAAAAGGGCTGGAGTTTGATACTGTCTATCTTGCAGGAGTGGAAGACCAATATATTCCTCATGCGAGGGCGATCGAGGACAATCCTGCCAACATCGATGAGGAGCGAAGGCTCTTCTATGTGGCGATCACGCGTGCCCGAAGGTCGCTGATCATCAGCAGCTGTGAAAAACGCAAGAGAGGGCACGATGAGGTGGCCAGCCTACCCTCGCGTTTCCTGGAAGAGATTCCCAAGGCGCTGTTTGACGAGGAGGACCCGGCCAAGCAGCTATCCAGCGAGCAGGTGGTCGATAAACTCAGGCTCCTGAGGGAACGACTTGCTGCCAGAAACAACGTTTAG
- a CDS encoding COG2426 family protein, with protein sequence MEPYTLFVTILLSLLPISELRGAIPYAYFNGVSLFIAAPLCILVNAMVAPIAYTFLATFHTIFHAHWHWYASFFDRFVARAQQRVSPKVDKYGYWGILLFVAVPLPITGAWTGTLGSWILGLDKRKTMMAVFGGVIVSGLIVTSLVALGVGIDSVFIKRI encoded by the coding sequence ATGGAACCATACACATTGTTTGTCACCATCCTGCTCTCCCTGCTGCCCATCAGTGAGCTCCGCGGAGCGATTCCCTATGCCTATTTCAATGGCGTATCCTTGTTTATCGCCGCCCCGCTTTGCATTCTCGTCAATGCAATGGTGGCTCCGATCGCCTATACTTTCCTGGCCACCTTCCATACGATTTTTCATGCACATTGGCACTGGTATGCTTCCTTTTTCGATCGCTTTGTCGCCAGGGCCCAACAGAGGGTGAGCCCGAAAGTGGATAAGTACGGCTATTGGGGGATTTTGCTTTTTGTGGCGGTCCCTCTTCCGATAACCGGGGCGTGGACCGGGACCTTGGGATCCTGGATTTTAGGTCTTGACAAGCGAAAGACCATGATGGCAGTATTCGGCGGAGTCATCGTCTCCGGTCTGATTGTCACCTCACTGGTAGCCCTTGGGGTAGGAATCGATTCGGTGTTCATCAAACGAATCTGA
- a CDS encoding DUF362 domain-containing protein, with the protein MSCVAIVHCESYDQALVDAAVEEACLLGGMPEVTGKSILLKPNILSDAKEDRCITTHSQVVRSVVRLLKGKGAKRILIGDSPGLQKPSFLPKASGIHRVCLEEGVDWVDFTKQPTLTTIPYTRGKKLPLASILGEVDMVFSLPKFKTHQLMYTTGAVKNLFGLVPNLYKSPCHVQFPSREQFASLMVGIAAVVKPSFSLMDGIIGMEGPGPANGRPRHMGLLLASCDALALDYAQAQIMGYEPKSIPIIAEGLRRSLGSAPTLYPKLNAGDLVQHDFLRIEMQKQTRFFHSLIIPFVLSRYIRWKVKRERKAPVFLSDPCILCRKCIDICPANALTMQHKRIIIDPSVCIRCYCCHEVCPASAIAVDEEINS; encoded by the coding sequence ATGAGCTGTGTCGCCATTGTACATTGTGAAAGCTATGACCAAGCATTGGTCGATGCCGCCGTCGAGGAAGCGTGCCTGCTTGGAGGCATGCCCGAAGTAACGGGCAAGAGCATCCTGCTCAAGCCCAACATCCTCTCCGATGCCAAGGAAGACCGATGCATAACCACCCATTCACAGGTGGTGCGCTCGGTGGTCAGGCTGCTCAAGGGCAAGGGCGCAAAGCGGATTCTCATAGGAGACTCTCCAGGCCTGCAAAAACCCTCTTTCCTCCCCAAGGCAAGCGGTATTCATCGCGTATGCTTGGAAGAGGGTGTCGACTGGGTTGATTTTACCAAGCAACCGACTCTGACGACCATCCCTTATACGCGGGGCAAAAAACTTCCTCTGGCCTCCATCCTGGGTGAAGTGGATATGGTGTTTTCCCTTCCAAAGTTCAAGACCCATCAGCTCATGTATACCACAGGAGCTGTGAAGAATCTCTTCGGTCTGGTTCCCAACCTCTACAAGAGCCCTTGTCATGTCCAATTTCCCAGCCGTGAACAGTTTGCATCCTTGATGGTGGGAATAGCCGCAGTAGTGAAACCTTCCTTCAGCCTGATGGACGGCATCATAGGGATGGAAGGTCCGGGACCTGCCAACGGAAGGCCCAGACATATGGGTCTGCTGCTTGCAAGCTGCGACGCCCTCGCCCTCGATTATGCGCAGGCGCAGATCATGGGATACGAGCCCAAGAGCATCCCCATCATCGCCGAAGGTTTGAGGAGGAGCTTGGGGTCCGCCCCCACCCTGTACCCCAAGCTGAATGCCGGGGACCTGGTCCAACACGATTTCTTGCGCATCGAGATGCAAAAGCAGACCCGGTTTTTCCACTCCCTGATCATCCCCTTTGTGCTGAGCAGATACATCCGCTGGAAGGTCAAGAGAGAGCGCAAAGCCCCCGTCTTTCTTTCCGATCCTTGCATCCTGTGCCGTAAATGCATCGATATTTGCCCGGCAAATGCCTTGACGATGCAACATAAACGCATCATCATCGACCCAAGCGTCTGTATCCGTTGTTACTGCTGCCACGAAGTCTGTCCGGCTTCGGCCATCGCTGTCGATGAAGAAATAAACTCCTAA
- a CDS encoding RsmB/NOP family class I SAM-dependent RNA methyltransferase, with protein sequence MAKHKGKQQGGDAFESYYAQIYQGRWIALKEALLVDRKPVAFSDALKQTYYLDEASIIAAKLLGVQEGDCVLDMCAAPGGKSLVLASSLKTSGTLVANDRSATRRGRLKLVLKGHLCDDVYSRITVTGHDATRWSLYEQNTYDRILLDAPCSSERHVLSDPKALAVWTAARPKHLAIQQFAMLASALEAAKVGGCILYSTCSINPMENEMVIDKLFDKRDGRFVIEPVADPFSESRRHGSIILPDTASGRGPLYFCLIRRTA encoded by the coding sequence ATGGCCAAACACAAGGGTAAACAGCAAGGCGGCGACGCGTTCGAGTCCTACTATGCACAAATCTATCAAGGGCGGTGGATTGCCCTGAAAGAGGCATTGCTGGTCGACCGTAAACCGGTTGCCTTCAGCGATGCATTGAAACAGACGTACTACCTGGATGAGGCCTCCATTATTGCAGCGAAACTCTTGGGTGTGCAGGAGGGCGATTGTGTACTAGACATGTGTGCAGCCCCCGGAGGTAAATCGCTGGTCCTTGCATCCTCTTTGAAAACAAGCGGGACGCTGGTTGCCAATGACCGTTCGGCTACACGCAGGGGTCGCTTGAAGCTGGTGTTGAAGGGCCATCTTTGCGATGATGTGTACAGCCGCATTACCGTTACCGGCCACGATGCAACGCGTTGGTCGCTGTACGAGCAGAATACGTACGACCGCATCCTGCTCGATGCTCCCTGTTCCAGCGAAAGGCACGTCCTTTCCGACCCGAAGGCTTTAGCCGTCTGGACGGCAGCAAGGCCGAAGCATTTAGCCATCCAGCAGTTTGCCATGCTCGCTTCCGCCTTGGAGGCTGCGAAGGTAGGCGGATGCATCCTCTATAGTACCTGTTCCATCAATCCCATGGAGAATGAGATGGTCATCGACAAGCTCTTCGACAAACGTGATGGTCGCTTTGTCATCGAACCTGTTGCAGATCCCTTCAGTGAAAGCCGCCGTCACGGCTCCATCATCCTGCCCGATACTGCTTCGGGACGGGGCCCTCTCTATTTTTGTCTGATCAGGAGGACAGCATGA
- a CDS encoding cytochrome c biogenesis CcdA family protein, whose translation MAYFTAFLEGIISFISPCILPILPLYFSYLAGGVAQKDEQRNVLLKNSIAFVIGFTILFVVLGAASTSIGKYLSANLALLNRIGGVLVILFALNNLGFVLIPALNDNHKFQMKSLKNMNIPKSMLFGLVFAIGWTPCVGPLLGSALMMAANAELVHKGMLTLFFYAMGLAIPFLFSALLLDQVQGVFTTIKKHSKLITIISGLFLLVFGVALTLGFNPAALFL comes from the coding sequence ATGGCATATTTCACCGCCTTCCTGGAAGGAATCATCAGTTTCATCAGTCCCTGCATTCTTCCCATCCTGCCGCTCTACTTTTCGTATCTGGCAGGCGGGGTGGCCCAGAAGGATGAGCAGAGGAATGTGTTGTTGAAAAACAGCATCGCCTTTGTCATCGGTTTTACCATACTGTTCGTCGTTCTCGGTGCCGCTTCAACCTCAATAGGAAAGTACTTGAGCGCGAATTTAGCCCTTCTGAACCGCATCGGAGGGGTGCTGGTCATTCTTTTCGCCCTCAACAACCTGGGCTTCGTTCTCATACCGGCTCTCAACGACAACCACAAGTTCCAGATGAAGAGCCTGAAGAACATGAACATTCCCAAATCGATGTTGTTTGGTTTGGTGTTTGCAATCGGCTGGACGCCCTGCGTCGGTCCGCTTTTAGGCTCGGCGCTCATGATGGCTGCCAATGCCGAGCTGGTGCATAAGGGCATGCTCACCCTTTTCTTTTACGCGATGGGACTGGCCATCCCGTTCCTCTTTTCAGCCTTGCTGCTCGATCAGGTACAAGGGGTGTTTACGACAATCAAGAAGCACTCAAAGCTCATCACCATCATCAGCGGCCTGTTCTTGTTGGTCTTCGGCGTTGCCCTGACCCTCGGATTCAATCCGGCTGCACTTTTCCTGTAG
- a CDS encoding TlpA family protein disulfide reductase: MQKKSRNLIILVLSFVVLIVVATVAYNALRDSTPAVSFVPQIEALPQTEAKKQVQTSIEPAAVQEASEPEPAVPAVEEELEEGAPRMPNIPLFNLDGSETSFEDVRLGKPAVINYFASWCPPCKQELPHFQKAYDTYKDQISFIFLDALDGQRETLETVKAFIRDFPFTGPVYYDEGLFAYIFQTTSLPTTVFINADGTLANGYLGYVSESVLQQNLDMLLTRE; this comes from the coding sequence ATGCAAAAGAAATCTCGAAATCTCATCATATTGGTTCTCTCGTTTGTTGTCCTGATTGTTGTTGCCACTGTAGCCTATAATGCCCTTCGCGACAGCACTCCTGCTGTTTCCTTTGTTCCTCAGATTGAGGCTCTTCCTCAAACGGAAGCGAAGAAGCAGGTGCAAACCAGCATCGAACCCGCTGCAGTGCAGGAGGCATCAGAGCCCGAGCCTGCAGTCCCCGCCGTCGAGGAGGAGCTTGAAGAGGGCGCCCCCAGAATGCCGAACATTCCTCTTTTCAATCTCGATGGCAGCGAGACGAGTTTTGAGGATGTCAGGCTGGGCAAACCCGCTGTCATCAACTACTTCGCCTCATGGTGTCCTCCCTGCAAGCAGGAGCTTCCCCATTTCCAGAAAGCCTATGATACCTATAAGGACCAGATCAGTTTCATCTTCCTCGATGCTCTGGACGGCCAGCGTGAAACCTTGGAGACGGTGAAAGCCTTCATCCGCGATTTCCCGTTCACCGGTCCGGTCTACTACGACGAAGGCCTGTTTGCCTACATTTTCCAGACAACCAGCCTTCCCACCACGGTGTTCATCAACGCCGACGGGACCTTGGCAAACGGGTATTTGGGCTATGTGAGTGAGAGTGTCCTGCAACAAAATCTGGATATGCTTCTTACAAGAGAGTAA
- the trhA gene encoding PAQR family membrane homeostasis protein TrhA has product MKFTQWLENHITLHTYDDPRAERENSVTHVVGVALAVVAFVAILLKLPSIESASLKVGMVIWALTMIMLYGASALYHSLPYGNAKRICRILDHSNIYFLIAGTYTPLMLSIGTGTAHMLVGIVWAIALLGIIFTLVFWGKLKALHVLLYLAMGWLIVFFWKDIVPFLPEGLLGWVIAAGLTYSIGVIFYASKRIPHYHAIWHLFCIGGSALFFFGYMITLL; this is encoded by the coding sequence ATGAAATTCACTCAATGGCTTGAAAACCATATCACATTGCATACCTATGACGACCCAAGAGCGGAACGGGAAAACTCAGTTACCCATGTAGTGGGAGTCGCCTTGGCCGTGGTTGCCTTTGTGGCAATTCTGCTGAAACTCCCCTCCATTGAGTCTGCTTCGCTGAAGGTGGGCATGGTCATCTGGGCCCTCACCATGATCATGCTCTACGGGGCGTCGGCTCTCTATCACAGCCTGCCTTACGGCAATGCCAAGCGCATCTGCCGGATTCTCGATCACAGCAACATCTATTTCCTGATCGCCGGAACCTACACACCCTTGATGCTCTCAATCGGTACGGGAACTGCTCATATGCTTGTCGGTATCGTGTGGGCGATCGCCCTGCTGGGAATCATCTTCACCCTTGTTTTCTGGGGGAAACTGAAGGCCTTGCATGTTCTGCTCTACCTGGCGATGGGATGGCTGATCGTCTTCTTCTGGAAGGACATCGTTCCCTTCCTGCCTGAAGGACTTCTTGGCTGGGTGATTGCTGCAGGACTGACCTACAGCATCGGGGTCATCTTCTATGCAAGCAAGCGCATCCCCCACTATCATGCCATTTGGCATCTGTTCTGCATCGGAGGAAGCGCACTCTTCTTTTTCGGCTACATGATTACTCTCTTGTAA
- a CDS encoding amino acid ABC transporter ATP-binding protein — protein MARIRIEDLSKDYITTNHTTVQAVKHANLTVEHGEVVVIIGPSGSGKSTLLRSVNKLEHPSGGHIFIDDDEVTDPKVDLRKIREEVGMVFQSFNLFPHLSVMDNITLAPLKVKKLSKKEADKKAMELLKMVGLEEKAMVYPPQLSGGQQQRVAIARALAMQPKVMLFDEPTSALDPEMIKEVLDVMLKLAKSGMTMLLVTHEMGFAKAAADKVVFMDEGNIVEVGTPDQMFSNPQNERTKLFLEHIL, from the coding sequence ATGGCTAGAATACGCATAGAAGATCTTTCAAAAGACTATATAACCACCAACCATACAACGGTACAGGCCGTCAAACATGCCAATCTGACGGTCGAGCACGGGGAGGTCGTGGTGATCATCGGCCCCTCGGGCAGCGGCAAGTCGACATTGCTTCGCAGTGTAAACAAGCTTGAACACCCCAGCGGGGGACATATTTTCATCGATGACGATGAAGTGACCGATCCGAAAGTAGACCTCAGAAAGATTCGCGAGGAAGTCGGCATGGTATTCCAATCCTTCAATCTCTTCCCGCATCTTTCGGTGATGGACAACATCACCCTCGCCCCGCTGAAGGTCAAGAAGCTCTCGAAGAAAGAGGCTGACAAGAAGGCCATGGAGTTGTTGAAGATGGTGGGACTTGAGGAGAAGGCTATGGTGTACCCTCCCCAACTCTCCGGAGGCCAGCAGCAACGCGTAGCCATTGCAAGGGCACTGGCCATGCAACCGAAAGTGATGCTTTTCGATGAACCGACCAGCGCCCTTGATCCTGAAATGATCAAGGAAGTACTGGATGTCATGCTCAAGCTGGCCAAAAGCGGCATGACCATGCTTCTGGTGACCCACGAGATGGGATTCGCCAAAGCGGCGGCGGACAAGGTTGTATTCATGGATGAAGGAAACATCGTTGAAGTCGGCACGCCTGATCAGATGTTCAGCAATCCACAAAATGAACGTACCAAACTCTTTTTGGAGCATATCCTCTGA
- a CDS encoding amino acid ABC transporter permease, which yields MEHTPTDIDEYKLQAVRKKVVSVDPNAQKKKPITIQMTDGVLIPRKDDGHILNSWRITFFSAIALLASLVIFQPKPYRDIFLVTIKGTPVTFQATIFAILGAMVIGTVTGLGSVSKRRWINVVSGVYVELIRGIPLLVQLIFIYYAMGRFFKIEGMIAAVVALSICFGAYMGEIVRAGIQAIPKGQMEAAIALGLSRSQAFRYVILPQTIKVVLPAIGNEFISMLKDSSLVSTIALSDILRKGREYISRTFLSLETMLVVALIYLIITLLLSRLVGILEERLHENG from the coding sequence ATGGAACATACACCTACTGATATTGACGAATACAAACTGCAGGCAGTTCGAAAAAAAGTTGTTTCCGTCGACCCGAATGCACAGAAAAAGAAACCTATCACCATCCAAATGACCGACGGTGTGCTCATTCCGCGCAAGGATGACGGGCACATCCTTAATTCTTGGAGAATTACGTTCTTCAGTGCCATCGCCCTGTTGGCATCATTGGTAATCTTCCAACCCAAGCCTTACAGGGATATCTTTCTAGTGACCATCAAAGGCACGCCCGTCACCTTCCAGGCAACCATCTTTGCCATTTTGGGCGCGATGGTCATCGGCACGGTCACCGGTCTTGGGTCGGTGAGCAAACGACGCTGGATAAACGTGGTAAGCGGCGTCTACGTAGAGCTCATCAGGGGCATTCCCCTGCTCGTTCAATTGATTTTCATCTACTATGCAATGGGAAGGTTCTTCAAGATTGAAGGCATGATTGCAGCGGTGGTAGCCCTCTCCATTTGTTTTGGAGCCTACATGGGCGAAATCGTGCGCGCCGGCATCCAGGCCATCCCCAAGGGACAGATGGAGGCCGCCATCGCGCTGGGTCTCTCCCGCTCTCAGGCGTTCCGTTACGTCATCCTCCCGCAAACCATCAAGGTTGTCTTGCCTGCAATCGGCAATGAGTTCATCTCCATGCTCAAGGACTCGTCGCTCGTATCCACCATTGCACTGAGTGATATCCTGCGCAAAGGAAGGGAGTACATCTCACGGACGTTCCTTTCACTGGAAACCATGTTGGTTGTCGCCCTCATTTATCTCATCATCACCCTCCTGCTCTCCCGTCTGGTAGGCATCCTGGAGGAAAGGTTGCACGAAAATGGCTAG
- a CDS encoding basic amino acid ABC transporter substrate-binding protein produces the protein MKKLGTLVLVMLLAASALLFAQGQKESSKSYVFAANCAWPPLEFVDENGDIVGFEIDLVNEIAKVNNVQITIRNVAWEGIFAGLANGAYDAVASGVSVTEERKATMDFSTPIMIITQAILAPIADTSLSNTASLNGKVVGVQLGTTGHIFLDDFMKKNPSFKATIKAYDEIGFAIEDMLNGNLQAVVTDSVIASDFVLSNPNYASKLKVAGSASDLGDPEPIAIAMLKGNTEVLDLVNNGLKQIEASGKMAELKKKWNIL, from the coding sequence ATGAAAAAGCTTGGAACCCTTGTTCTGGTCATGTTGCTCGCAGCCTCGGCACTTCTCTTCGCCCAAGGGCAGAAAGAGAGCTCAAAATCGTATGTCTTTGCAGCCAACTGTGCGTGGCCTCCGCTCGAATTCGTCGATGAGAATGGGGACATCGTCGGTTTTGAAATCGATTTGGTCAATGAAATTGCAAAGGTGAACAATGTACAGATCACCATCCGCAACGTGGCATGGGAAGGCATTTTCGCAGGTCTTGCAAACGGCGCATACGACGCTGTTGCCAGCGGCGTCTCGGTAACCGAAGAACGCAAGGCCACCATGGATTTCTCCACTCCGATCATGATTATCACCCAGGCTATCCTGGCTCCGATCGCCGATACTTCACTCTCCAACACGGCAAGCCTCAACGGCAAGGTGGTAGGTGTTCAGCTGGGAACCACCGGCCATATCTTCCTTGATGACTTCATGAAGAAGAATCCCTCCTTCAAGGCCACCATCAAGGCATATGACGAGATCGGTTTTGCCATCGAGGACATGCTCAACGGCAACCTTCAGGCTGTGGTGACCGACAGTGTAATCGCCAGTGACTTCGTCCTGTCCAATCCCAACTATGCAAGCAAACTCAAGGTTGCAGGGAGCGCAAGCGACCTCGGCGACCCGGAACCGATTGCGATTGCCATGCTCAAGGGCAACACGGAAGTGCTCGACCTTGTGAACAACGGCCTGAAGCAAATAGAAGCGAGCGGCAAGATGGCTGAGTTGAAGAAGAAGTGGAACATTCTGTAA
- a CDS encoding basic amino acid ABC transporter substrate-binding protein, which yields MKKTILTILIIALAASLAFAQGKKEEKSGYIFASDATWPPLEFVENGQLTGFEVELMPLIGEKVGVQMSVKNIPWDTIFAGLANGAYDGVASGVTVTEERKATMDFSTPILTAGQVVIIRSSDSSKVKGIGDLSGKKIGVQIGTTGDFALENYPVQRKAYDDIGLAIEDLLNGNVDAAVCDSLIASDFVLANDNYKNRLVVAGAPFTEEDIAIAVQKGNKTLLDLINKGLELAKADGSFDALKKKWNLL from the coding sequence ATGAAAAAAACCATACTCACCATTCTCATCATCGCCCTCGCGGCCTCCTTGGCCTTTGCTCAGGGTAAAAAAGAAGAAAAAAGCGGATATATTTTTGCATCCGATGCCACCTGGCCTCCCCTCGAGTTCGTTGAAAACGGACAGCTTACCGGTTTTGAGGTTGAGCTGATGCCGCTCATCGGGGAGAAAGTGGGCGTACAGATGAGTGTAAAGAATATTCCCTGGGACACCATTTTTGCAGGTCTCGCCAATGGAGCGTACGACGGTGTTGCAAGCGGTGTCACCGTCACCGAAGAACGCAAGGCAACCATGGATTTCTCAACTCCCATCCTTACTGCAGGCCAAGTGGTGATCATCCGAAGCAGCGACAGCAGCAAGGTCAAGGGAATCGGCGATCTTTCAGGCAAGAAAATCGGAGTGCAGATCGGCACTACCGGTGACTTCGCCCTGGAAAACTATCCGGTCCAGAGAAAAGCCTATGACGACATCGGCCTTGCCATCGAGGACCTCTTGAACGGCAACGTTGATGCAGCAGTATGCGACTCCCTCATCGCCAGCGACTTTGTGCTTGCCAACGATAACTACAAGAATCGCTTGGTGGTTGCCGGCGCTCCCTTCACTGAAGAGGATATCGCCATTGCCGTGCAGAAGGGTAACAAGACATTGCTTGACTTGATCAACAAGGGTCTTGAACTTGCAAAGGCTGATGGCAGCTTCGATGCACTGAAGAAGAAGTGGAATTTGCTGTAA
- a CDS encoding divergent PAP2 family protein, which translates to MNNDLFGNAPFLSAALSFFLAQLLKPFVNALFERRFAWHLLVSTGGMPSSHTAGVIALVTSIGFTQGIGTVYFAIAATFAAVVIHDAMGIRRAAGKQAEVINEWSRILSDIHREGQFTPENLKTMLGHSFSQVLGGVVLGLVVGLLVTNSIVGL; encoded by the coding sequence ATGAACAACGACTTGTTTGGCAATGCCCCCTTCTTATCGGCAGCCCTTTCATTTTTCCTTGCGCAACTGCTCAAGCCGTTCGTCAATGCCTTGTTCGAGCGTCGTTTTGCGTGGCATTTGCTCGTCAGCACCGGTGGAATGCCTTCAAGCCATACCGCCGGAGTCATTGCATTGGTGACCAGCATCGGCTTCACCCAAGGCATCGGGACTGTATACTTCGCCATAGCCGCCACCTTTGCAGCGGTAGTCATCCACGATGCCATGGGCATCAGGCGGGCGGCGGGCAAGCAGGCCGAGGTCATCAACGAGTGGAGTCGAATTCTCAGCGATATCCACCGTGAAGGTCAGTTCACCCCGGAAAATCTGAAGACCATGCTGGGTCACTCCTTCAGCCAAGTGCTCGGGGGAGTCGTTCTTGGACTTGTCGTGGGTTTGTTGGTGACAAACTCCATCGTTGGACTTTAG